tataaataattaagtataaaaataattttacgtaACACCACCTATACTTATGTTATTATGTATTGTAGGCAGGCATGCGTGCAAGTTTCTGAGAAAAAGCCTTGACACACGAACAGACAGAtgggcaacaaagtgatctttagATTTTCCGTTAGCATTTTAGAATTTCATAATTCTTGAGTTTGTCTAGACGTTTGGTTGAAATCTAAGAAAGCTAGATCCTCTGGCCTCGATCTGCCGCGTACTAAATTATTGCGAATAATTGCGTTATCGATTCGACTCGGCTCGGCGAGCCTAGTGGACGCCAGCCTTGAgagtagtacctaagtacatgGTTTTCAAATGATTAATTTTGACtgaataaaactataaaacttTTATAATGTGATTTATTTCCCACCACCAGAAGCAATACTGCGCTTCAAAATTCCTATATTTCTGAGATATCGTACAATAAATGGCGTCGCTGTAAGTGTAATGGCTATCCTTGCTGGTGCAAAAATCTTGTGCACTCCATAGGCAATCACAAAAGTGCCAGCGTTTGATGTTACTGCGTTCGCGAGTGTTCCTTcaccaaaattaaaatacttcaGAATTGCCAGGACATCTACTCCGCTGAAAAacggtaaataaaattaattaaatacgaCGCTAGATGGCATGCGGCACGACGCCATGGCGACTGCACGGGAGGACTATCACTGAATGCTCGCGTATGCGTGTAAGTTTGTAACACACGGACACGTTTATTAGCGCTCGTCTCTAATACGCGCTTTGCAGTGCAAATGCCTTCAGGAAATTGTGTTACAAAAGTTGTAATACAGTTCCTTATATTACAACTTGTAAATAGCAGCCAGGGTTACCCGCGTGGATTGCCATTACGCCGCGCTGCCGTCACATGAATCGTATCGACTGTGTATTGGCAACTGGTACCATCTCAATTTTCACAACTTTACAGAACCAAGAAAAAAACCTGTTTTCTTCAGCTAAATGTGATTGTATAGCCTGCCAGTGTACATATTCGTTCCAAACTagatatagtccatacaaaatgacttctcacgcgccattttgactATAGGTCAACagtcaagtcaaaagtacggttcacctataaaataatgactaaaatcgtacttttcacatgaaATTTTTACGAATTATAACTGTTTTGAAATGTGTGAGTCGTGACACTGCGAAATGCGAAAATTACAAAGTAGCACAGTCGTCAAAAATTTGAAATAAGTAAGGACAATTCACAATTGATATATTAAAGTATCATAACTATGAGTAGATAAGAAcacctagttattattattgtcaattTTTCAATAGTGCAGATGACTCCAAACTTCTTACTCTGAAGTCCTTATTTGCACAGATACAATAAACACTTTAGCGGCGTGTATTCCTTGCAGGCCGGCGGTAATACGCGGGGCGTGCTCTAACTGCCGCTCCTTGCAGATACAAGTATAcaagtaatatattattattaagtattacgATAGTAAGTTAATGCGACGCTACCCGTCACCACTTCAGAGCATTCAAGAAGTTTGGCGTCACCTATAAAACAAAACAGATTGACAGATCAAAGCGCTAATAATTGTAAATGGATTCAGACTATTCCAAACGAAATTACTTGTCTCGTTTGATTACAATTAGTTGAAACtataaatacatacttaattccataatatttttatgaaataagtaatattatagtaCTCAGGATTATTTACTATATTACTTGTGTTACATgcattaggcagtggtccgaccgccgcgccggcgagaaaacgactaactatcggcgattttctctctcaagaaacgcacaataaatgtacattccgtgtaaacgaaacagatgtatcaaaagttgctctctgactgttcacactgccggtgacgactcgctttactagttttgtcgctgagcgacgagctttcaaaattaaactcactcagcgatattcgctgagcgatgctcgctcgcttgaacacataacgcgcgcgcaggtttgcacaggactgagcgatcGCGGGCGAATGACGTGAGTAAtagctcgtcgcacttgcacactcgcttgtagcccggcgacaaaactatcgaaactataCACTCGCTTCGCTTCCCGCCGATcaccaactcgtttaagtttctagttctactcgtttctcgttcatcgtcggcggtcggaccactgccttataaAAGAATGCATAATATGATTAATaatttactaataatattataaatgcaaatatgtttctgtctgtctgttaccttttcatttaaccgattttgacattttgtacagagatagcttgcatcccagagataattctggaaaatcagagttcccacgtggtttttaaaacctatatatacgtggacgaagtcgcgggcatcatgtggTACCTACGTAATAATGTATATTATGTTGTGGAGTTAcaggtcataatattattatgatatgtaaaattttaaatttgcgCTTGGATTCGACTGTGAGTGTGAAGAGAGATTCGAATCTCTACGAAGTGGCTACATTAATTAGTGCGAAATGAGTCAAACATGCAAAGATATGAATAAGACATACCTAGATACAAGGACGTAACAACCCCCCAAAGATAGTAATGATATAGTAACATGGAATACTATAACAGTTGCGCCATAATCTTTTattgctttttttagtttttctttAGCACTTAGCGGAGGATCTGGTGTTGTACTCATCTTTCTTGCCCCAATGGTTATAGCTATGCTTTGGACAAATCGATATAATGAGATTAGTATAGAGTTGAAAATGAAAGTACAGTCCACACTCAATATTTTGTGTACTCAACTCCTATTAAATGTTAAATTTATGGGTACAGTTCACGGTCACGTAGAAAGACCTCAGATCTTGAACCCGAGTAGTGCAGTGATTGATCTAAGATCGTACTAACTAACAGCCCTTGAATTTTCAGTTGCCGAAGGACAATCGGTATTCTAGGTCAGACACGACAGActgacaacgaagtaatcctataagggttcctttcctactttccttttcaggtacggaaccctgaaaaatagCGATCAtcaataataacaataacagAAGTCACGGAGATTTATggcaatttatattttatatactaaGGCCAAGGCCGCACTGGCATGGCGACAACGACACGACAGTGATGACAGCGTTCAAACAAACTCCTATAGACATAACATCACCGTCATTTAGATGATGTGGCCAAGCATATTATGCTAGTACTCCGTCTTTGAAGTATGAAGTTTGAAGTACCAAGAACTTTGATGAATACTTATTAGGGTTTTATGGACTTGTTGCAGCATCTATCATATATGTAGGTCCCCTAACAATCAGCATATCAtaattatcaaccgatagacgtccactgctggacataggtctcttgcaccCCTAACAATATGTAGGTTTACTAGAATAACTcttgtaattaatattaagtgtGAGTAGAGATACATATCAAGTGTGGGCTgtatgtaacataataatacatattaaaatatttgctAGCAATTATAAAAGCACAtacatagtctaaatatataaaacgaaaaggtgactgacagactgatctatcaatgcacagctcaaacaactggacggatcgagctgaaatttggcatgcagatagctattatgacgtagacagccgctaagaaaggatttttgaaaattcaacccgtaagagggtaaaataggggtccgaaatttgtttagtccacgcggacgaagtcgcgggcataagctagtttactataaattaatataagcCAGTCTACACAAAAtgttaaagtaggtaagtagacgATGGTGGCGATAATCTCGATGATGTGATATGCAAAATTACTTGTAGTGTTATCGACCTATCGTCACGGTTCTTGACCCTGTTTGAACTGTATAATAAATACTGTTAACATTCTATTGGATTCACAATTCACATGTCTAGAATCCTGTTTTCATAGCAGACAGAAGTCTGGCGTAGTTAAAATGACATTGAAACTTGAGGGAAAAAACTGCTCAAGTCACTGGTCATTATTTCTtaaacagtagtttttttttctaagaaACCTCATAATGATTATgaaataactttttaacaaGTTCTCACTTGAGGGAGTAAACTTTATTTTTCGACGCGTGGTTTTCATTTCCTGTAGGtatccagtttttttttatattgatatgCCAATGTGTAacaggtataagtcccgcaaattgctattgcgctggaaccatgtctcattaacatcgaaatgacgtcagccgaaataaaaatataccatcagctcgaaacttcagtatagtgctgacgtcactaaaatggcggccacgcgcattagcaatttgcgtgacttattaCAGAATTCTGTAAAACTTTCAACCTTGCAGCTCTTATAGTCTCTTTTTAAAATTGCTGTGACATGTAGTGACACAGAAGGCTTTCTTGTTTTACTATGAAACCCTAAAAGTTATTATATCCTGTGGCACATCAAAACCGGCTTGTTACGCCAGGAGCGATCGTGTTGTTCGATTTTCGCAAGATGTTAGTATATATTTTCAAAGAAGTGTTATTTTCGTAGCTTTGTCATAACTAGCATAGAGAGGTGTGGCAGCAGCATGCAGTACGAATCCCGCATTATTTTTTTTGGTCAATTCATAACACATAATATGTAGTGCATTTTGAGAATGCACTCCCCATACCTGctcttgtcaaaagtacgattttaatccttaaTCTAAGGTTACCCTTACATTAACGACTGCCTATAGTTCCTTAAGAgccgcgatagcctagtgggttacgacgacgtccgcctcctatatgggaagtcgggggttcgatcccgggcacgcagttctaacttttcgcagttatgtgcgttttaagaaattaaatatcacttgctttaacgtcgaaggaaaacatcgtcaggaaacctgtatgcgtgagagttctccataatgttcttaaaggtgtgtgaagtcagccaatccacacttggccagcgtggtggactgtggccaaatCTTTCTATGCTATGGATTGGTTAAGTAGTTCCTTAATCTAAAGGTGAACCCATgataaaccgtacttttgacatgacagttgacacatagagcaaataatatGGTGAGTGCATACTCAAAATTTATGTAATATAAGCTGCTTATTAATGTACAtacaaataagtagtatttgGGCATAATTGCATTGACATTAAAGTGGACTGATGATAATAGAAAACTGATTATTCTGTGAAGGTCAAGGGAAAAATGTTAATATGGATATAACTCTATATAGTGTAAATTGTACAGAACTGTCCAAATATCTGGaaaacttaatatttatttaaagtcgATCAATTTAATTAGGGAACTTTTATGCAACTGCTTAATTATTTTTCCAACACCAAAGAAGgaaatatttttgtatctatATACATGTTACTATTTTACCacaagatatacctacatattattattatattattttcagtttatATACATTATGTTGAAAAAGGAACTATACCTTTATACAACTTTCCTCTGTACTCATTTCTCAGAGTTAAGTAATGAGCACTGTGCAGGTGATCAGACAAATACTTATGTCCTTGACCCCACTGAGATCCTGGCATGTTGAGATGAGTCTTGTTGCCAGTAAATGGGCTTGGCACATTACTCTGCATTGATGACGATAGACTTACTGCTCCTCGGCAATCATACTTATTAACATGGGGGTCATATTGTAATGTAATATCAATTTGAGGTGCTGTATGTCTTATATTGTAAGCATTAATCACAGGTCCAGATATATCTCTTGCTCTGAGTGGAGAAAATCTGCCCATTTCAGCTTCATTTATGTTGATCACATTTGTAGGGAGCTTAAGTTCTGCGACTTGTGGATATTTTACTATTGGAGTGACGTGAATAGTTTTGCCAACTTGTTTTCTACCACCTGATACAAAAAAGGATGATAATAACGATAACTCATCATTGAGATATCTATAATACACACCTAGACCGTagtaaggctgagatctaggATCAGCTTTAGTATTGCGCCAGCGGCGGAGGGGGTGGGGGGAAATGGGGGCAAGGAGATGATGGCGCGCCCTGCAAGCCAAAAACGGCGATTTATAAtagtttacaaaatattaattcgACCTTCGCAGCGAATCGAAGGTTAAGGAGAGGAGCTGAATGAAGGGGCGACGGAGCGAATCTTATGGTGTAGCCCATTTAAAGACTAACAGTTggttaaatgttaaaaatttacttatcaTAAATCCTTACTACTGGTTAGGTCAGAAGGCACAGCCTTAgtggttatttttttataaccaTTCAGAAAACCTTATTGTAAGTAAGGTTAGAGAGGGAGAGGGGGACGAGGACGTGCTAGGGAACCCCCTATCAGCTCCTGATCCCCCACCCCTCTTCAACTAACAAGAGTTCTGCCCGAATTTCGGTAAAACTAACctaaaaattacaagttttaaataattaatatcttgTAAACTATTATGAATCGCCATTTTTGGCTTGCAGGTGCGGTATACCCCTACCCTCCTCCCCCCCGCAGAGACAATACTAAAGCTTAACCGAGATCTATAGTTTACTTTAGACTGAGCAAGGGAGTATGCCTTTCTTTACATCTCAAGGAAGATACATACTTTGCGCGAGCTGAGTGATTCAAGATAAGCAGCTCAAACGTGCATTGTATATTCAGCCTAAGCATATACATATAGCCGGTTTCATATTACATATTACAAATTGTCCGTCAGAAAACTTTGCGAACATGATTAGTAATACAATCTGGCAAAATTCTGACTGATAGTCTGCAGCACGTCTGTGGGGCCTAGAGGGTCTGTACAGAATGTATGAACAGTGCCTTCCGTCGTTCTTCTGTTACTAAGCGGCCGGCCTATACATTGTAACAATGGAAAATTCCAGACAAGTCTAACAACACCAGCTGATGATCGGCTTATAAGGAATAAACTACGCATCGAAtagataattatttacttactgtTTCATGACTAACATGTAAGCAATAAGCAAGTACGAAATATTAGTTACTTACCGAAGAATGTATTGAAGAACTGGTTTTGATTGGCAGGAAAACAATTTGATTTATATACCTTcaacattatttaaataaatttaaattatgatctcaaattaaaaatgatgatttttgaaacttttttcTTTAAGCTTTTTACCAACAAACAATGCAAAACGCAATTTGCAAAATATACGTATTCAATTATTGTAGAATTGTACAAAatgtgttgcaacttgcaaatcAAATTCAACTTTTCGTCCCAAAGAGTTAGGTATTTacaagtatttataataatttataatcacTTCGTTTTTTGACGTTTTTCACATCTACTCCACagacaccgaccagaaataaaagtcCACAGATCTACTCTACACCAAAGATTATATAAACCTCAGACTAAAGTCTGAGATATAAACCTCAGACTAAAGTCTGAGATATAAACCTCAGACTATGAGATATAAACACTACTCTACACCCACAGATTAATAGACGAAAGgaatctcagaacaaggactattagaagtagccctattgtgacacttaggcccatagattatctacttgCTTAGGCCCATCCAAGCTTAGGCCGTGCTTAGGCCTCATTTACGGAGACGGGCGTCACGCGTTGcgatgggcggcgcggcccgcatTGAATTTTAACATGGCGTTGTATGAGTGCGTTTACAGAGAAGCAATTTTATACGCGTTTGT
The DNA window shown above is from Maniola hyperantus chromosome 1, iAphHyp1.2, whole genome shotgun sequence and carries:
- the LOC138402200 gene encoding uncharacterized protein, giving the protein MLKVYKSNCFPANQNQFFNTFFGGRKQVGKTIHVTPIVKYPQVAELKLPTNVININEAEMGRFSPLRARDISGPVINAYNIRHTAPQIDITLQYDPHVNKYDCRGAVSLSSSMQSNVPSPFTGNKTHLNMPGSQWGQGHKYLSDHLHSAHYLTLRNEYRGKLYKAITIGARKMSTTPDPPLSAKEKLKKAIKDYGATVIVFHVTISLLSLGGCYVLVSSGVDVLAILKYFNFGEGTLANAVTSNAGTFVIAYGVHKIFAPARIAITLTATPFIVRYLRNIGILKRSIASGGGK